One stretch of Streptomyces agglomeratus DNA includes these proteins:
- a CDS encoding DUF4190 domain-containing protein produces MADNANHPSGPPPEQPRDPWAPPEQPAQKVPLDKPAGRPPVHDQQTVTSMPAAEPAPGFGPGAGGAPGQGGAVPPPPAAPAQTTPGQYGYPAYANPQPQAPYNTGGYPGYPGYGGPAAWTGQQVPAPANGYGITAMVLGIISVTFFCAYGLGIILGVLALIFGILGRKRVERGEATNSGMALAGIILGIAGFVLSAAFIGFVVWAIVQSENDNDLDSEYDPYAHSSLVVEVPVRG; encoded by the coding sequence ATGGCAGACAACGCGAACCACCCCTCGGGCCCGCCGCCCGAGCAACCGCGGGACCCCTGGGCACCGCCCGAGCAGCCGGCGCAGAAGGTGCCGCTGGACAAGCCGGCCGGACGGCCCCCGGTGCACGACCAGCAGACCGTCACCTCGATGCCGGCCGCCGAACCGGCGCCGGGCTTCGGTCCCGGCGCGGGCGGGGCTCCCGGGCAGGGCGGGGCGGTGCCGCCGCCTCCGGCCGCACCGGCACAGACCACCCCTGGCCAGTACGGATACCCGGCGTACGCGAACCCGCAGCCGCAGGCTCCGTACAACACCGGCGGCTACCCCGGATACCCCGGCTACGGCGGCCCGGCGGCCTGGACGGGACAGCAGGTCCCCGCCCCGGCCAACGGCTACGGCATCACCGCGATGGTGCTGGGCATCATCTCCGTCACGTTCTTCTGCGCCTACGGGCTCGGAATCATCCTGGGCGTTCTGGCGCTGATCTTCGGCATCCTGGGCCGCAAGCGGGTCGAGCGCGGGGAGGCGACGAACAGCGGCATGGCGCTGGCCGGGATCATCCTCGGCATCGCCGGCTTCGTGCTCAGCGCGGCGTTCATCGGGTTCGTCGTCTGGGCGATCGTCCAGTCGGAGAACGACAACGACCTCGATTCCGAGTACGACCCGTACGCGCACTCGTCACTCGTGGTCGAGGTGCCCGTCCGCGGTTAG
- a CDS encoding adenosine deaminase: MTDLHPFIAGLPKAELHVHHVGSASPRIVAELAARHPDSKVPTDPEALVDYFTFTDFAHFIDVYLSVVDLIRTPEDVRLLTYEVARDMARQNIRYAELTLTPFSSTRRGIDEKAFMEAIEDARKAAETELGTVLRWCFDIPGEAGLEAAAETARLAVDLRPEGLVSFGLGGPEIGVPRPQFKPYFDRAIAAGLHSVPHAGETTGPETVWDALNHLGAERIGHGTSSVKDPALLAHLAEHRIALEVCPTSNIATRAVATLDEHPLREMVAAGVLVTINSDDPPMFGTDLNSEYGVAARLLGLDERGVADLAKNAVEASFLDPAGKARIAAEIDTYTANWLAR, from the coding sequence ATGACCGATCTGCACCCCTTCATCGCAGGGCTGCCCAAGGCCGAACTGCATGTGCACCACGTCGGATCCGCCTCCCCCCGCATCGTCGCCGAACTGGCCGCCCGCCACCCCGACTCCAAGGTCCCCACCGACCCGGAGGCGCTCGTCGACTACTTCACGTTCACCGACTTCGCGCACTTCATCGACGTGTACCTGTCCGTCGTCGACCTCATCCGCACCCCGGAGGACGTCCGGCTGCTGACGTACGAGGTCGCCCGCGACATGGCCCGGCAGAACATCCGGTACGCCGAGCTGACCCTCACCCCGTTCAGCTCCACCCGCCGCGGCATCGACGAGAAAGCCTTCATGGAGGCGATCGAGGACGCCCGCAAGGCGGCGGAGACCGAGCTCGGCACCGTCCTGCGCTGGTGCTTCGACATCCCGGGCGAGGCGGGCCTGGAGGCGGCGGCGGAAACGGCGAGGCTGGCCGTCGACCTGCGCCCCGAGGGTCTGGTGTCGTTCGGGCTCGGCGGCCCGGAGATCGGCGTACCGCGTCCCCAGTTCAAGCCGTACTTCGACCGTGCGATCGCGGCCGGGCTGCACTCCGTCCCGCACGCCGGTGAGACGACCGGCCCCGAGACCGTCTGGGACGCGCTGAACCACCTGGGCGCCGAGCGCATCGGCCACGGCACCAGCTCCGTCAAGGACCCCGCGCTGTTGGCCCACCTCGCCGAGCACCGCATCGCGCTCGAGGTCTGCCCGACCTCCAACATCGCGACCCGGGCGGTGGCCACGCTGGACGAGCACCCCTTGCGGGAGATGGTGGCGGCGGGCGTACTGGTCACCATCAACAGCGACGACCCGCCGATGTTCGGCACCGACCTGAACAGCGAGTACGGGGTGGCTGCCCGCCTCCTCGGCCTCGACGAGCGCGGCGTCGCCGACCTCGCCAAGAACGCCGTGGAGGCGTCGTTCCTCGACCCGGCGGGCAAGGCGCGGATCGCCGCCGAGATCGACACGTACACGGCGAACTGGCTTGCCCGGTAA